A part of Brachybacterium faecium DSM 4810 genomic DNA contains:
- a CDS encoding predicted dehydrogenase (PFAM: Oxidoreductase family, C-terminal alpha/beta domain; Oxidoreductase family, NAD-binding Rossmann fold) has protein sequence MTTFRVGVIGAGSIAQSHLSAYAENADVELIAVADMNLERARAVADQYGAPRAYADPHELLADPEIDGVSICTWNNSHANWAIAAVKAGKHVLVEKPIARTLAEAEEIQRTVEASDRVVQVGFVRRHSPNCQVLKSFIDAGELGEVYYAKASCLRRVGNPGGWFADKEISGGGPLLDIGIHVLDLCWYLMGSPKVVSVSGNTYDKLGSRGNVTTMPRYKAADYDPSKNTVEDLANAVIRFENGASLLLDCSYSLHATKDSIEVSVYGEQGGAELEPALHIATEMHDSVVNIEPQIASRTFEFGVGFAHEIQNFVDTSLGRAESIAPAWHGVEIVRILEAIYESASTGREVELG, from the coding sequence TCGCCCAGTCCCACCTCTCCGCGTACGCGGAGAACGCGGACGTCGAGCTGATCGCAGTGGCCGACATGAACCTCGAGCGCGCCCGCGCGGTCGCCGACCAGTACGGCGCCCCGCGCGCCTACGCGGATCCGCACGAGCTGCTCGCCGATCCCGAGATCGACGGCGTCTCGATCTGCACCTGGAACAACTCCCACGCGAACTGGGCGATCGCCGCCGTCAAGGCGGGCAAGCACGTGCTCGTCGAGAAGCCGATCGCCCGCACCCTCGCCGAGGCCGAGGAGATCCAGCGGACGGTGGAGGCCAGCGACCGCGTGGTGCAGGTGGGCTTCGTGCGCCGCCACTCCCCCAACTGCCAGGTGCTGAAGTCGTTCATCGACGCCGGCGAGCTGGGAGAGGTCTACTACGCCAAGGCCAGCTGCCTGCGCCGGGTGGGCAACCCCGGCGGCTGGTTCGCCGACAAGGAGATCTCCGGCGGCGGCCCGCTGCTGGACATCGGCATCCACGTGCTGGACCTGTGCTGGTACCTGATGGGCTCGCCGAAGGTGGTCTCCGTCAGCGGCAACACCTACGACAAGCTCGGCAGCCGCGGCAATGTCACGACGATGCCGCGCTACAAGGCGGCCGATTACGACCCGTCGAAGAACACGGTGGAGGATCTCGCCAATGCCGTGATCCGCTTCGAGAACGGCGCCTCGCTGCTGCTGGACTGCTCCTACTCGCTGCACGCCACGAAGGATTCGATCGAGGTCTCCGTGTACGGCGAGCAGGGCGGCGCCGAGCTCGAGCCGGCGCTGCACATCGCGACCGAGATGCACGATTCGGTGGTGAACATCGAGCCGCAGATCGCCTCGCGCACCTTCGAGTTCGGGGTCGGCTTCGCCCACGAGATCCAGAACTTCGTGGACACCTCCCTGGGGCGGGCCGAGTCGATCGCCCCGGCCTGGCACGGGGTGGAGATCGTCCGCATCCTCGAGGCGATCTACGAATCTGCCTCGACGGGCCGCGAGGTCGAGCTGGGCTGA
- a CDS encoding lysophospholipase (PFAM: alpha/beta hydrolase fold): MSSDADPTDFTLTGHAGALVGRSWPVPDPHWVAVISHGYGEHVGRYQWVAERLNEAGAAVYAADHLGHGRSDGERVLIGDYEPVVEDLDLVVQHAAGQHPGLAIVLIGHSMGGMIAARYTQRHADRLLATVLSGPVLGSWVTVDSLLALDEIPSTPIDPGTLSRDPAVGEAYAADPLVWHGDFARPTLEAMQEAMRTISADGSIGEHPLLYLHGEDDRLVPLPASWMGLLELRGPRTFTKTYPGAQHEIFHETHRDEVIADVIGFVQGVLSVRG; this comes from the coding sequence ATGAGCAGCGACGCGGACCCCACGGACTTCACCCTCACCGGCCACGCCGGCGCACTCGTCGGCCGCTCCTGGCCCGTTCCCGACCCGCACTGGGTCGCCGTGATCTCCCACGGCTACGGAGAGCACGTGGGTCGCTACCAGTGGGTCGCCGAGCGCCTCAACGAGGCCGGCGCCGCGGTGTACGCCGCCGATCATCTCGGCCACGGGCGCAGCGACGGTGAGCGCGTGCTGATCGGCGACTACGAGCCGGTGGTGGAGGATCTCGACCTCGTCGTGCAGCACGCCGCCGGGCAGCACCCCGGCCTGGCGATCGTGCTCATCGGCCACTCCATGGGCGGCATGATCGCCGCCCGGTACACGCAGCGGCATGCGGACCGCCTGCTCGCCACGGTGCTCTCGGGCCCCGTGCTCGGCTCCTGGGTCACGGTCGACTCGCTGCTCGCCCTCGACGAGATCCCGTCCACCCCCATCGACCCCGGCACCCTTTCGCGCGACCCCGCCGTGGGCGAGGCCTACGCGGCGGATCCGCTCGTCTGGCACGGCGACTTCGCTCGGCCCACGCTCGAAGCGATGCAGGAGGCCATGCGCACGATCTCGGCCGACGGGAGCATCGGGGAGCACCCGCTGCTGTACCTGCACGGGGAGGACGACCGCCTGGTCCCGCTCCCGGCCAGCTGGATGGGCCTGCTCGAGCTGCGCGGGCCCCGGACCTTCACGAAGACCTATCCCGGCGCCCAGCACGAGATCTTCCACGAGACCCACCGCGACGAGGTGATCGCGGACGTGATCGGCTTCGTCCAGGGCGTGCTCAGCGTGCGCGGGTGA
- a CDS encoding gamma-aminobutyrate permease-like transporter (PFAM: Amino acid permease): MTTSTTDTDHHQDRHLARSLGHGQMAMIAMGSALGTGLFLGSGEAIGIAGPAVILSFAIGSLIAATIALAMGEMASRHPVRGGFGTLAARYLSPFWGYLSRWLYWIVTVCVTGAELVACAAYLAYWVPAIPIWAGILIFAAVIIAINLSSVGSFGVIEFFLSSIKVIAVFVFILVGAVLVFVGLPSQPAAGIVELTADGGFAPMGWGAVWLALSVVMFSFGGIELLSITAAEAKDPARSIRTAARTTIVRLAFFYVAAIGIVLCLVPWQQAAGAREDVATSPFVMVFDRVGIPGAAHVTNLLVLVAALSAANANLYAGSRILHSLASDGLAPRIAAATTARKVPMVGIVASSVGLIGAAVLAFSGVGGVFNYMMSLVVFAVLMVWALILVTYVAYRRRGITGATFRMPGGSVTAAVGLFGLLAVFATVTVSSSMQIAALVGGPAVVLATVLYFTVLRGRIDPAHIDEAFDEAESMR, from the coding sequence GTGACCACCTCGACCACCGACACCGACCACCACCAGGACCGGCATCTCGCCCGCTCCCTCGGCCACGGCCAGATGGCGATGATCGCCATGGGGTCCGCGCTGGGGACCGGCCTCTTCCTGGGCTCCGGCGAGGCGATCGGCATCGCCGGCCCCGCCGTCATCCTCTCCTTCGCGATCGGCTCCCTGATCGCCGCGACCATCGCGCTGGCGATGGGCGAGATGGCCTCGCGCCATCCGGTGCGCGGCGGTTTCGGCACCCTCGCCGCCCGCTACCTCTCCCCGTTCTGGGGCTACCTGTCGCGGTGGCTGTACTGGATCGTCACCGTGTGCGTGACCGGCGCCGAGCTCGTCGCCTGCGCCGCGTACCTCGCGTACTGGGTGCCCGCCATCCCGATCTGGGCGGGGATCCTGATCTTCGCCGCGGTGATCATCGCGATCAACCTCTCGAGCGTCGGCTCCTTCGGGGTGATCGAGTTCTTCCTCTCCTCGATCAAGGTGATCGCGGTGTTCGTGTTCATCCTCGTCGGCGCCGTGCTGGTGTTCGTCGGCCTGCCCTCGCAGCCCGCCGCCGGGATCGTCGAGCTCACGGCCGACGGGGGCTTCGCCCCGATGGGCTGGGGCGCGGTGTGGCTCGCGCTGTCGGTGGTGATGTTCTCCTTCGGCGGCATCGAGCTGCTGTCGATCACCGCCGCGGAGGCGAAGGACCCTGCCCGCTCGATCCGCACCGCCGCGCGCACCACGATCGTGCGCCTGGCCTTCTTCTACGTCGCCGCGATCGGGATCGTGCTGTGCCTGGTGCCGTGGCAGCAGGCCGCCGGCGCCCGCGAGGACGTCGCCACCTCGCCGTTCGTCATGGTCTTCGACCGGGTGGGGATCCCCGGCGCCGCCCATGTCACCAACCTGCTGGTGCTCGTCGCGGCGCTGTCGGCCGCGAACGCGAACCTCTACGCCGGCAGCCGCATCCTCCACTCGCTCGCGAGCGACGGGCTCGCCCCGCGGATCGCGGCCGCCACCACCGCACGGAAGGTGCCGATGGTCGGGATCGTCGCCAGCTCCGTGGGGCTCATCGGTGCGGCGGTCCTCGCCTTCAGCGGCGTGGGCGGGGTCTTCAACTACATGATGAGCCTGGTCGTGTTCGCGGTGCTCATGGTGTGGGCGCTGATCCTCGTCACCTACGTGGCCTACCGCCGGCGCGGCATCACCGGTGCCACGTTCCGCATGCCCGGAGGCTCCGTGACCGCCGCCGTGGGACTGTTCGGGCTGCTGGCCGTGTTCGCGACGGTGACCGTGAGCTCGAGCATGCAGATCGCGGCCCTGGTGGGCGGGCCCGCCGTGGTGCTGGCCACCGTCCTGTACTTCACCGTGCTGCGCGGCAGGATCGACCCCGCCCATATCGACGAGGCCTTCGACGAGGCCGAGAGCATGCGCTGA
- a CDS encoding LSU ribosomal protein L9P (PFAM: Ribosomal protein L9, N-terminal domain; Ribosomal protein L9, C-terminal domain~TIGRFAM: ribosomal protein L9) → MTTKLILTHEVTGLGAAGDVVDVKDGYARNFLMPRGLATPWTKGGQRQLDQIRAARGKRAIASIEEAQALKASLESKPLVLAERAGQNGRLFGAVSSKEVAEAVKEMFDKDIDRRTVEFVTPIRSLGEHKATVRLHDDIFANLVIQVIAAKGAPAKA, encoded by the coding sequence ATGACCACCAAGCTCATCCTCACCCACGAGGTCACCGGCCTCGGCGCCGCCGGCGATGTCGTCGACGTCAAGGACGGCTACGCTCGCAACTTCCTCATGCCCCGCGGTCTCGCGACCCCGTGGACCAAGGGCGGTCAGCGTCAGCTCGACCAGATCCGTGCGGCCCGCGGCAAGCGTGCGATCGCCAGCATCGAGGAGGCGCAGGCGCTGAAGGCCTCGCTCGAGTCGAAGCCCCTCGTCCTCGCCGAGCGCGCCGGTCAGAACGGCCGCCTCTTCGGCGCGGTCTCCTCCAAGGAGGTCGCCGAGGCCGTCAAGGAGATGTTCGACAAGGACATCGACCGCCGCACCGTCGAGTTCGTGACGCCGATCCGCTCGCTCGGCGAGCACAAGGCGACCGTGCGCCTGCACGACGACATCTTCGCGAACCTGGTCATCCAGGTCATCGCCGCCAAGGGCGCGCCCGCGAAGGCCTGA
- a CDS encoding SSU ribosomal protein S18P (PFAM: Ribosomal protein S18~TIGRFAM: ribosomal protein S18), with amino-acid sequence MAKPVLRKPKKKQNPLKAAGLETVDYKDAALLRKFISDRGKIRARRVTGVTVQEQRKIAKAVKNAREIALLPYSTSGR; translated from the coding sequence ATGGCCAAGCCTGTTCTTCGCAAGCCGAAGAAGAAGCAGAACCCGCTGAAGGCCGCCGGTCTCGAGACCGTCGACTACAAGGACGCCGCGCTGCTGCGCAAGTTCATCTCCGACCGCGGCAAGATCCGTGCCCGTCGGGTCACCGGCGTCACCGTCCAGGAGCAGCGCAAGATCGCGAAGGCCGTGAAGAACGCCCGCGAGATCGCCCTCCTGCCGTACTCGACCTCCGGTCGCTGA
- a CDS encoding single-strand binding protein (PFAM: Single-strand binding protein family~TIGRFAM: single stranded DNA-binding protein (ssb)) codes for MANDTVITVIGNLTADPELRFTQSGIAVASFTIASTPRMFDRQANEWKDGEALFLRCSIWRDAAENVAESLEKGTRVVAQGRLKQRSFTDREGNNRTSIELDVDEIGPSLKYATAKPNKVQRGGGGRGGFGGAPQGGGQGGFGGQGGQGGYNSAPQGAPAADPWAGGGNQGGYDDPPF; via the coding sequence ATGGCGAATGACACCGTCATCACGGTGATCGGCAACCTCACCGCGGATCCCGAGCTGCGCTTCACGCAGTCCGGCATCGCGGTCGCGTCGTTCACCATCGCGTCGACCCCCCGCATGTTCGATCGTCAGGCGAACGAGTGGAAGGACGGCGAGGCGCTGTTCCTGCGCTGCTCCATCTGGCGCGACGCCGCGGAGAACGTGGCCGAGTCGCTCGAGAAGGGCACCCGCGTCGTCGCGCAGGGCCGTCTCAAGCAGCGCTCCTTCACCGACCGTGAGGGCAACAACCGCACCAGCATCGAGCTGGACGTCGACGAGATCGGTCCCTCCCTCAAGTACGCCACCGCGAAGCCCAACAAGGTGCAGCGCGGCGGCGGAGGCCGTGGCGGTTTCGGCGGCGCCCCCCAGGGCGGCGGCCAGGGTGGATTCGGCGGCCAGGGCGGTCAGGGCGGCTACAACAGCGCCCCGCAGGGCGCCCCCGCTGCCGACCCGTGGGCCGGCGGCGGCAACCAGGGCGGGTACGACGACCCTCCCTTCTGA
- a CDS encoding SSU ribosomal protein S6P (PFAM: Ribosomal protein S6~TIGRFAM: ribosomal protein S6), which translates to MRKYEMVVILDPSVDERTVTGTFEKLVQVIPTEGGTIDNVDVWGKRKFAYEIDKKTEGIYIVLSFTAKASTAQELDRQLGLNESVMRTKVMRLDDK; encoded by the coding sequence ATGCGCAAGTACGAAATGGTCGTGATCCTCGACCCGTCCGTCGATGAGCGGACCGTCACCGGAACTTTCGAGAAGCTCGTCCAGGTCATCCCGACCGAGGGCGGCACCATCGACAACGTCGACGTCTGGGGCAAGCGGAAGTTCGCCTACGAGATCGACAAGAAGACCGAGGGCATCTACATCGTCCTGTCCTTCACGGCGAAGGCGTCGACCGCGCAGGAGCTGGATCGTCAGCTCGGCCTGAACGAGTCCGTCATGCGCACGAAGGTCATGCGTCTCGACGACAAGTGA
- a CDS encoding amino acid transporter (PFAM: Amino acid permease) yields the protein MTSTDEGTALRRTVTTTGLFLFILGDVLGAGVYVLAGEIAGIAGGALWVPLVVALVLALLTAGSYAELATKYPRAGGSSHYATRAFGPFAGFLVGFCMLSAGIVSVGTLALGFAGDYLGAFVSLPTALVVLVFLGLLAALNMRGISESLGANRVATLIEVGGLLLVIALGTIVIVRGDGDLGRLTELGTPENGPVAAVLAGTVLAFYSYVGFETSVNIAEETKDPSRSYPRALFGALLVTGVVYALIGVVASAVVPTDELAGSSAPLALVIEAAGIVPPVVFSVIALVAVANGALLTGIMSSRLAYGMATDGLLPRGLARVLPGRRTPWVAIVVTTALSILLALTGTIDVLAGTMVLLLLVVFLAVNGAVLVLRRDRPAHPHFRVPLVLPIGGLVSCVLLMTQVEWAVWRLGLPFLAVAALLAGVAAWRRRRA from the coding sequence ATGACCAGCACCGATGAGGGCACTGCCCTGCGCCGCACCGTCACCACCACGGGCCTGTTCCTGTTCATCCTCGGGGATGTGCTCGGGGCCGGCGTGTACGTGCTGGCCGGGGAGATCGCCGGGATCGCGGGCGGGGCCCTGTGGGTGCCGCTCGTGGTGGCGCTCGTGCTGGCCCTGCTCACCGCCGGCTCCTATGCGGAGCTGGCCACCAAGTACCCGCGGGCCGGCGGCTCCTCCCACTACGCGACCCGCGCCTTCGGCCCCTTCGCCGGCTTCCTCGTCGGGTTCTGCATGCTCTCGGCCGGCATCGTCTCGGTGGGCACGCTCGCGCTCGGCTTCGCCGGCGACTACCTCGGAGCCTTCGTCAGCCTGCCGACGGCGCTGGTGGTGCTGGTCTTCCTCGGTCTGCTGGCGGCGCTGAACATGCGCGGCATCTCGGAGTCGCTCGGGGCGAACCGGGTGGCGACCCTCATCGAGGTGGGCGGGCTGCTGCTGGTGATCGCGCTGGGCACGATCGTCATCGTGCGCGGCGACGGGGACCTCGGGCGGCTCACCGAGCTGGGCACCCCGGAGAACGGCCCGGTCGCGGCGGTGCTGGCGGGCACGGTCCTCGCCTTCTACTCGTACGTGGGGTTCGAGACCAGCGTGAACATCGCCGAGGAGACGAAGGATCCCTCCCGCTCCTATCCGCGGGCGCTGTTCGGGGCGCTGCTGGTCACCGGGGTGGTCTACGCCCTGATCGGCGTGGTCGCCTCCGCCGTGGTGCCGACGGACGAGCTCGCCGGCTCCTCCGCCCCGCTCGCGCTCGTGATCGAGGCGGCGGGCATCGTGCCCCCGGTGGTGTTCAGCGTGATCGCGCTGGTCGCCGTCGCGAACGGAGCGCTGCTGACCGGGATCATGAGCTCGCGCCTCGCCTACGGGATGGCGACCGACGGTCTGCTGCCGCGCGGGCTCGCCCGGGTCCTGCCCGGGCGCCGCACGCCGTGGGTCGCGATCGTGGTGACCACGGCGCTGTCGATCCTCCTCGCCCTCACCGGCACCATCGACGTGCTCGCCGGCACCATGGTGCTGCTCCTGCTGGTCGTCTTCCTCGCGGTCAACGGGGCCGTGCTGGTGCTGCGCCGCGACCGCCCCGCGCACCCGCACTTCCGGGTGCCCCTCGTGCTGCCGATCGGGGGCCTGGTCTCGTGCGTGCTGCTGATGACCCAGGTCGAGTGGGCGGTATGGCGGCTCGGCCTGCCGTTCCTCGCGGTGGCGGCGCTGCTCGCCGGCGTCGCCGCGTGGCGGCGCCGGCGCGCCTGA
- a CDS encoding catalase (PFAM: Catalase-related immune-responsive; Catalase), translating into MPLEEEPVMTSAKNTPTPAPGRPGSAPPSLEEPARPTGPLPPKPDQQGVQPRTPTGADPSPDRSTNAQQGAHLTTSQGARLRDTDHSLKAGARGPVLLQDHHLREKITHFDHERIPERVVHARGAAAHGVFEGYGTAEPVCRAAFLAQGRRTEVFTRFSTVVGSRGSMDTARDTRGFATKFYTEEGTFDLVANNIPVFFIQDGIKFPDVVHAAKPHPDREIPQAQSAHDTFWDFVSLHTEAQHHTLWFMGDRGIPRSYRMMEGFGIHTFRLTNAAGETSLVKFHWKPALGVHSLTWEEAQLLGGADPDFHRRDLSDAIESGAHPSWELGIQVFPDTEAQTFEGIDLLDPTKFVPEELAPVQPVGRLTLDRNPSNYFAETEQVAFNPGHLVPGIDVTDDPLLQVRLFSYVDTQLTRLGGPNFAQLPINRAHAPVNDMLRDGYGQQGDHAGVAPYRPNSLDGGCPFTAGEQDGAVTDLPVRVPEGIKERALSATFEDHYSQARLFWRSMTPVEQDHIVDAYSFELGKCYEATIRQRQLQCLANIDGRLCARVAEALGMPAPESTVAAEDPAGQVPFSAPLSQLGGAWPVDGRTIGILVDPEADNSGLLDLHEAIAAASMTPVVIAPRGGEVAGVPVGRTFATAASVELDALLLAGAPRLAPDSRPSSADGLEPRAGTLIDECWHHAKAIGAWGPGREALEARTVPGGAGLVVGDDGLEVLDGITELLAAHRVWERFPARA; encoded by the coding sequence GTGCCGCTCGAGGAGGAGCCCGTCATGACATCCGCGAAGAACACCCCCACGCCCGCGCCCGGCCGGCCCGGCAGCGCCCCGCCCTCCCTCGAGGAGCCCGCCCGCCCCACCGGCCCGCTGCCTCCGAAGCCCGACCAGCAGGGCGTCCAGCCCCGCACCCCCACCGGTGCGGATCCCAGCCCGGACCGCTCCACGAACGCCCAGCAGGGCGCGCATCTCACCACCTCGCAGGGGGCGCGTCTGCGCGATACGGACCACTCCCTCAAGGCCGGTGCCCGCGGTCCGGTGCTGCTGCAGGACCATCACCTGCGCGAGAAGATCACCCACTTCGACCACGAACGCATCCCGGAGCGTGTGGTGCACGCCCGCGGCGCCGCCGCTCACGGCGTCTTCGAGGGGTACGGCACGGCGGAGCCGGTGTGCCGGGCCGCGTTCCTCGCCCAGGGGCGGCGCACCGAGGTGTTCACGCGCTTCTCCACCGTGGTCGGCTCCCGCGGCTCGATGGACACCGCGCGCGACACCCGCGGCTTCGCCACGAAGTTCTACACCGAGGAGGGCACCTTCGATCTGGTCGCCAACAACATCCCGGTGTTCTTCATCCAGGACGGCATCAAGTTCCCGGACGTCGTCCACGCCGCCAAACCGCATCCCGACCGGGAGATCCCACAGGCCCAGAGCGCGCACGACACGTTCTGGGACTTCGTCTCCCTGCACACCGAGGCGCAGCACCACACGCTGTGGTTCATGGGGGACCGCGGCATCCCCCGCTCCTACCGGATGATGGAGGGCTTCGGCATCCACACCTTCCGGCTCACCAACGCCGCCGGGGAGACCTCGCTGGTGAAGTTCCACTGGAAGCCGGCCCTCGGGGTGCACTCCCTGACCTGGGAGGAGGCGCAGCTCCTCGGCGGAGCGGATCCGGATTTCCACCGCCGGGACCTCTCCGACGCGATCGAGTCCGGCGCCCATCCCTCATGGGAGCTGGGGATCCAGGTGTTCCCCGACACCGAGGCGCAGACCTTCGAGGGCATCGACCTGCTGGACCCCACCAAGTTCGTGCCCGAGGAGCTCGCACCGGTGCAGCCGGTCGGGCGCCTCACCCTGGACCGCAACCCCTCGAACTACTTCGCCGAGACCGAGCAGGTGGCCTTCAACCCCGGCCACCTGGTGCCCGGCATCGACGTCACCGACGACCCGCTGCTGCAGGTGCGGCTGTTCTCCTACGTGGACACACAGCTCACCCGGCTGGGCGGGCCGAACTTCGCACAGCTGCCGATCAACCGGGCCCACGCCCCCGTCAACGACATGCTCCGCGACGGCTACGGCCAGCAGGGCGACCATGCCGGGGTCGCGCCCTACCGCCCGAACTCCCTGGACGGCGGCTGCCCGTTCACCGCCGGGGAGCAGGACGGCGCCGTGACGGACCTGCCGGTGCGGGTGCCGGAGGGGATCAAGGAGCGGGCGCTCTCGGCCACCTTCGAGGACCACTACAGCCAGGCCCGGCTGTTCTGGCGCAGCATGACGCCGGTCGAGCAGGACCACATCGTCGACGCCTACTCCTTCGAGCTGGGCAAGTGCTACGAGGCCACCATCCGCCAGCGGCAGCTGCAGTGCCTGGCGAACATCGACGGCCGGCTCTGCGCCCGGGTCGCCGAGGCGCTCGGCATGCCCGCCCCCGAGTCGACCGTCGCCGCCGAGGATCCCGCCGGCCAGGTCCCCTTCAGCGCCCCGCTGTCCCAGCTCGGCGGTGCCTGGCCCGTCGACGGGCGGACGATCGGCATCCTCGTGGATCCGGAGGCCGACAACAGCGGTCTGCTCGACCTGCACGAGGCGATCGCCGCCGCGTCGATGACACCCGTGGTCATCGCGCCGCGCGGCGGTGAGGTGGCCGGGGTGCCGGTGGGCCGCACCTTCGCCACCGCCGCCTCCGTCGAGCTCGACGCGCTGCTGCTCGCCGGCGCTCCGCGGCTCGCCCCCGACTCCCGCCCCTCGAGCGCCGATGGGCTGGAGCCGAGGGCAGGCACGCTCATCGACGAGTGCTGGCACCATGCGAAGGCGATCGGAGCCTGGGGGCCGGGCCGGGAGGCGCTCGAGGCCCGCACCGTCCCGGGCGGCGCAGGCCTCGTCGTCGGCGACGACGGCCTCGAGGTGCTGGACGGCATCACCGAGCTGCTGGCCGCGCACCGGGTCTGGGAGCGGTTCCCCGCCCGGGCGTGA